From the Brassica napus cultivar Da-Ae chromosome A8, Da-Ae, whole genome shotgun sequence genome, one window contains:
- the LOC106362359 gene encoding ATP-citrate synthase alpha chain protein 3 — MARKKIREYDSKRLLKEHLKRLANINLQIRSAQVTEATDFTELTNQEPWLSSTKLVVKPDMLFGKRGKSGLVALKLDLAEVAEFVKARLGSEVEMGGCKAPITTFIVEPFVPHDQEYYLSIVSDRLGCTISFSECGGIEIEENWDKVKTVFLPAEKSMTLEVCAPLIATLPLEVRGKIGSFIMGVFAVFQDLDFSFMEMNPFTLVDGEPYPLDMRGELDDTAAFKNFNKWGDIEFPLPFGRVLSPTESFIHGLDEKTSASLKFTVLNPKGRIWTMVAGGGASVIYADTVGDLGYASELGNYAEYSGAPNEEEVLQYARVVIDCATADPDGRKRALLIGGGIANFTDVAATFNGIIRALREKETRLKASRMHIYVRRGGPNYQTGLARMRALGDELGVPLEVYGPEATMTGICKRAIDCIMLPDA, encoded by the exons ATGGCGAGGAAGAAGATCAGAGAGTACGACTCCAAGAGACTTCTCAAGGAACACTTGAAACGTCTCGCTAACATCAACCTCCAAATCCGCTCTGCTCAG GTGACAGAAGCTACGGATTTCACTGAGTTGACCAACCAGGAGCCATGGCTATCTTCCACGAAGCTAGTTGTGAAGCCTGATATGCTGTTTGGAAAACGCGGGAAAAGCGGGTTGGTAGCTCTCAAGCTGGATCTTGCTGAAGTTGCAGAGTTTGTCAAAGCCCGTCTCGGCTCTGAG GTTGAGATGGGTGGATGTAAAGCTCCTATCACTACATTCATTGTGGAGCCCTTTGTGCCTCATGATCAAGAGTACTATCTTTCTATAGTGTCTGATAGGCTTGGCTGCACTATAAGCTTCTCTGAATGTGGCGGTATTGAAATTGAAGAGAACTGGGACAAG GTGAAGACTGTGTTCCTTCCTGCGGAAAAGTCAATGACGCTTGAAGTTTGTGCTCCTTTGATAGCAACACTTCCTCTTGAG GTTAGAGGTAAAATAGGCAGCTTCATAATGGGCGTGTTTGCTGTATTTCAAG ATTTGGATTTCAGTTTCATGGAGATGAATCCGTTTACGCTAGTCGATGGAGAGCCATATCCTTTGGACATGAGGGGAGAGTTAGATGACACAGCTGCCTTCAAAAATTTCAACAA GTGGGGAGACATTGAGTTCCCTCTGCCATTTGGAAGGGTCCTGAGTCCTACTGAGAGCTTCATCCATGGTTTAGATGAGAAG ACAAGTGCGTCTTTGAAGTTCACTGTTTTGAATCCTAAAGGTCGCATTTGGACTATGGTAGCTGGAGGCGGTGCTAGCGTCATATATGCTGATACg GTTGGAGATTTAGGTTACGCATCAGAGCTGGGGAACTACGCAGAGTATAGTGGAGCACCTAATGAGGAAGAGGTGTTACAATACGCTAGAGTTGTCATTGAT TGTGCTACTGCTGATCCTGATGGGCGCAAAAGAGCTCTTCTCATTGGAGGTGGCATTGCTAATTTCACCGACGTGGCAGCTACTTTCAACGGTATCATCCGCGCTCTAAGAGAAAAG GAAACAAGACTAAAAGCATCAAGAATGCACATATACGTAAGAAGAGGTGGTCCAAATTACCAGACTGGTCTGGCTAGAATGCGTGCTCTGGGTGATGAACTCGGTGTTCCTCTAGAG GTATATGGACCAGAAGCAACGATGACAGGAATATGCAAGCGAGCCATTGACTGCATCATGTTGCCTGATGCATGA